The region GCAGGCAAGAAGagtttttgttaataaaaactGTAGAACCTTAGTATGGGTGATTCATTAAATTTTACTGTGTATTAGAATAGAACATTGcttatataaaattttaaagaactAGAAAAGCACATAGGTTCATTCTTACTGTTAAGGATTGTTTGAACAATGTGCTGTCAATGTaaactttttccatttaatacTGTGAGAAACATGCTGTACTTTTAGTTATGTTTCATCAAATTTGGTCTTGATTCAAAAAATTGGGCAGATTGTCATGCAAATTCTTAACACATGGGAGCTTTGTGATCTTGATAACAAAGCAGCTTCAAGGGGTTTGTGTTGTTTTATTACTTTAGACTGAACTGCAATGTGTGAAATGTGAAGCTTTTGTAAAAACTGGCGACAAGAAATTAATACAGTTCCCTGGAATAATTACAATTACAAATTTCTGGAatataaattaagaaaacaaaatcttcatCTAAATTTCATCGTCTCTTTTAAGCTGTAAAAAATGTAACAAGAAACTTCACTTTTGGCCCCAGTTTGTGTTTGTGCTTCAGAATCATGACATCTATTTGGGAGCACTCATAAATCTGTCAAATCTGCACAGCAGAGCAACACACAGTGTTGTTGCCTTGGACTTTTGGCAGCATCCAGGAAACAGGGAGAATCaagatttgtttggtttgttttgctatGTTGTTTTCCCTGTCAACAGCTTCTAATTGCTAATATGCCAGagaactgaagtaattttattattCACGATTGTTGATTTTTGACCTTATAAAATGTTTACAACTTTTATACACATTTAATAGTTTTAACTCCTCTCTCTGttttaaggataaaaaaaaaagcatattccAGAGTGTTGTTATCTTACTTAAATGGTGTTAGGGTGTGGCTTTAGTCTAGGATAAATAAAAGAGACGTCATCCTTTAAACACCACATTCATCCTCTCctcttccaaataaaaattGTGCTTGAATCCAGGCCTGTTCAGAAAGGCCTCATAACTGAAAATTTTTAGCTGTTTGTATCTAACTGGTTTTAATTATGCTTTTGACAAAAACTGCCTTGTTGTCCCGAACCTGTATCAATAGGAGTTCCGACGTTTTACTTCAGTGAGAACTGAGGGTCTGTAGGAAGTGGTAGACAGACATCCTTGGCTGCTGTTGATGATACCAGTTCAGTCATTTTATAGTTATTACAATCTATCAAGCTGCTAGCTTGACTTACAGGGCATAATGTTTCTATGTGATGTATTAAAGCTATATACACAGCAACCTCTTGAGTCAGGACGAAGCAGTGCTGCGCAGCGTAGTGGATTTCTGTATGGCATGGCTGGAAGACAAACCTGACCTTGTGGCAAATTCATTGTGTATGTGGAAATTAAATAAGGCTCTTGAGTTTATCCGGTCTTGAACTATCTTGAAGCCATCATGGTTTCCCTTGTTCTTGCTATGAAAGActgaagcattttcaaaaactGGCAGTATAGATTCTTTCCAGATGTTAAAGAAACTGCTTGAAGTTAAATGGACCTAAGTAGCAAGTGATGATTTTTACTTGTTCTTTTCATTATGTCAAAATGACAAAGAGACTTACTGTTCCTCGTAATTCTATGGTAATTTGTAAGTATATGAATAAGGAAACAGTTGCAGCTGGAAATAGGAGTGAATCGTCAAGTACACCTTGATTGTAGAAAGATGTTCACAAATAAAATCAGTCAAAGTCTTAGTCTCCTTTTCAGACTCAGGTGCAGAGCCACAGTAAGTAGAATCACAGGGGTTTTTTGAGGCCCCAAGAGCTGGGAAGAAAGGTGAATTTAATgagtatttaatgaaaaaaattggttGTTAGGAGAGTTGTGTTACACCATTTTTGTAGATAAGCCTTGACAATCCTACTGACACACATGCTATTTCAGAGGAGAGAATGTTTTATTGTGTAGTTAAAACACTGGGCACCATGACTTAGCATTAAATAACTATGCCCTTTATAGTGTGCATGGTTGGAAGAACATGAGTATTGATGTAAAGCCCTATATTATGTAAGTGATTTGGGATACTGATTTGCTTCAGTACTTAACTGTCTTCTCCTTGTATATCTCCCCCATTTATAGGATGCTTCCAGGAAACAGCCAAGTTGAAACCATTCAAAAGAGACCCCTTTCCACTGAGTGAAACCAACCAAAAGAAAACTCTTTCGATTTCTATTCTGAACTCATagaagagtgtgtgtgtgtgtatatgtgtgtgtgtgtgtaaatgtatatatgtgtatatatatgcatgcgtgtgtgtgtatatatatgttcaTAGAGGTAGCCATACTGATGATGCTAGTAGCCAAAGTCTGTTTTTTGCCCAAAAATGCCCCAAAAATTGAATACAAGCTACTCCACAATGCTGTACTGGTGGTCTTTGCTCAAGCTGGAGCAGGAAGTGGAACAACCATCAGGTAGAGAAAGTCCATAATTAAGCATCTTGGCTACTGCACCTTTGTATGATTGCTTGCAGCTACTGTTAGGAGACACTTACTGCACCAGTCAGCAATAATATTCCTGTTGGGATCTGTACCAATGCAATGGCTACCAGCATTTTTAGACTATGTCTTTATCCACATGTGGCCCTGAAATAAAATGGTGAAGCATGGAAAACTAAGAGAAAGTTCTAACAGTTGGCTTTTCCAGCAATACTCTTCCTGCAAAAGAAGGATGTCCTTACATTTGTCCAAGTGTAAACGTAACCAtctgtcctgctttcagctgggacagagttaattttcttccaagtagctggcacagtgctgtgttttggatttagtatgagaataatgttgataacacactgatgttttagttattcctaagtagtgcttacagtagtcaaggacttttcagcttcctgtgccctgccagcgagaagctgggagtgGACACAGTCAGGGCAGTTGCCCCaagctggccaaagggatattccataccatatgatgtcatgctcagtatagaaaccgGGAGGAGTTGGCTGGGGTGGGTaccactgctcgggaactggctgggcgtcAGTTGGCAGGTAGTGAGCAAttaccatagaatcatagaatcgtttaggtcggagaagacctttaagatcatccagtccaaccattaacctaacattaccaagtccaacactaaaagggtagagtagcaatttcatgtttcctggcttggtggctggattatttataatgaaagtaaaaacgaGCAATCCCAAGTGAACTGCTGCTGACGCTCAGAGGACTGTGCTTTTAAAGCACTTCTGCCTATCCACACTTGGATCCACTGAGCAGAGCCACTGCTGGTGTCAGGTACACCCATGAATTAAGTGACCAGACAGTGAAAATGACAGCTGTAGTGACGTGAACTGCTAAGAGAAAAATGGTAGCACATACTGTCTGCAGCCTTATTAGGAGATAATGAAATCACATTCCCATTGACTCCGCTGAGATGTCACTTCCAATTTCCACTGCTCCCTACACAAAACCGCATGGCTGTCTGATAAGACTGAGATTACACTTGCCACCAAGGCCTCTGCCAGTGTGGCTCACTCACGTACTTTGGCTTTCCTTTACTTGGGTTTTaaatcccagctgctgcttctgggtttgggttttttttaattttcaagcaGGAATTCTTACAAAATTTGAGATTTGATCAGTGAGTTGTTCTGCTAAGTTGATTGATCTCCCCTGCTGAGGGGGAATATACCTCTTCTCTGTAGAGAAGACTGTGCAGCATTTGATAACTCCCACCTGCTTTATATTGGTgatgaggagaaggaaaagacaaaggagATTAAATTGTTTAATTCAAGGCCTAAAGTATCCCAGCCTGAAGTGAAGCTAATTTCACCTGTGCAGCTCTTTCCTGATGGCTTCATGTTTTTAGAAACCATTCTGTGCAACTTGTAGTGGCAGCTCAAAGGGATGTATATGCATTTCCCTCTTCCTGAGTGGAAGGAGGGAGCTTAGGGAGCTTCATCTGTAGTCTTCCTCCTCTCTTGGGTACATTTCCTTAGTGCACTCTGTGCTTTTAGCTGAGGGTAGGTTTCCACCCTCTCTGTTGCCCTACTGAGTAAAGTTGGTTGCAGGGAATACAGCACTTGACGTTGTAGCCAGACAGCTGTTCTGACATGCATTCAGATGCCTTCTGATGTGCCCTTGAATTTCCTTATTCCCTACTCCTTATGACTATGTAAAGAACATGGCTATGTTTATAGTATTACTAGACCTGTTTGCTTGTCTCTCACCTTTCTCTGACTACAGGTGCAAAAAGGATTTTATAGACTGTGTAAGTAACCCTTGTAGTTGTCAGTACCTCTTACACATGCTTTTAGGTAGTCTTAAGCTGATGAAAGATTACAGGTCCAACCATTAAGATCTGGTTTAAGTAGTTACACCCTAACCATCTGAGGTGAGAGAATGGATGTGCGGACAGGTATTTAGAGGTTAAAAGGCAATCTGCAGTGGCCTCAGCTCTTGCTGCTTGCTTAAGATTTTCTTAAACACAGTtgcattttgtaaaatatttttgcatcatTTAAGCTTACTGACTTCTTTCACAAACCACTGGCAGAAAGCAGGGGAGATCCACTCTCACATGGAAACCATAATCCGTAAAGATGGCCTTCTTATTTGGACCACTTTTTCctatctaggaaaaaaagacccaaCAAAAACCCCGGGTcttgaacaaaataatttgtatgtAGAACAAGTCAGTCAGCTTGCTGACCTAAAAAGTCAAACTTTATACAAATACAGCATTCCTTGATTACATGGAAATCTATGGAGTGCTCTCAGCTGTAGCTGACCATGATATTCAAGCTAAAACAATAGCtcttaataatttcatttttattaacgTAGAtaagcttccccccccccaattattTGATTATTCTGCCCTGTTGATTTATTTCCTGCAGTGTCTCTAAGAGGTCATCTTGTTTGCTTGACTGATATATTATTCTAAATGCTGATGCAATTTCGGGCAAGTAATCTTGCAAGTATCCTTTTACCTTTATTTAAGTCATCGTATCTTATTTATTCATAAGAGTTATGCCAAAAAATGATATATGATGAAGATACAAACAAATTTGTTGCCTATTGCTAGAGAGACTGACAGTTATAGATCTTTTTAGAGGAAATGGGTTTACAAACAACAGGTGGAGAGAAGATAAAGGTAGATGATCAGTCAGATAGCTCTCAGGAGTGTGGTTAAATTTATATGTCTGAACTACTAATAATTCATTAtgcccctttttaaaaaaaatcttaaaaggtgaaaaaatcATAGTAGTAGTGaacaaaatgtattattttctaaaaaatgtatatttactATCTTAGCATCATTGGTGTTTTAATAGACATAATCTTGTGGAGGTGAATAGAGAAGTCTGgcacaaagaaatcaaagcactTACTTCGAGAAGGTACATTGGCCATCCTTCCTGTGTTTCCCCAATTACACTGCGAGAGACAAGGACGGGGTTCTGAGCAGCAATATCAGCAGTCCAAGCAGCTATCTGTTTAATAAGGAGGTTAAATTTACTGATGCCTCTGTCCACAGGTCCAGAGTAATTATTTCACAGACTTCAAGCCAGAACGATACTTCTGAGCATCTAACGTGACCTAATATTTAATACAGTTTGTAGATTTCTAAGAATTAATTCCTGCTTGTACTAGAGCTATATGTCTGAATTAAGATTTTCTAGTGTGACTTTATCTAAACCCTTCATTGGAGTATGGTTGGTGGATTACAAAACCCTTTGAATGCTAACCCTATATAGTTATGACCTTGTCAACCCTTAAACTCtcttaacaaaataaaactgtttttcttgttaaGCTAAGTAGTTTGAATGCCTTAAATCTTCTACATGTTGTaatgtttttcactttcatgGCTCTTTTATTCATCATCATTCTTGAATTACTGACAGAAGTGCTGGACAGGGATTTGTAGGAACAATCCACCAATGCcacatgcaaaagaaagaaaatcgCCTTCATTCTATTTATTGTTTAAGGGAAGTAATAACAGCCTTTTATTATCTTAATATTTGAGCCAATTCCCTTTGTTACAGGTGCCTTCAGAAGCTCACAAAGAAGTTAACACATCCacacaaaaaagcatttcatgCCCAAGAAGGTATctatgaacaaagaaaaagacaggaaacagCAGACAGATCTAGACAAGCTGACAAGAGAATACTAGAAATAATGCTTGACATTGTGGATGTTGGTGGGGTTTTGCATGCCAATAACCTTTGCAGAGTCAGAGGAgcttttgttcttatttttaaatagctttggaaaagtcaatttttattttttaggagaGTTCTGGTGGAAGAACATCTATTAGTTCTGTATTCTATGCTATAAagcatagaatcgtttaggttggagaagacgtttaagatcatccagtccaaccattaacctaacattaccaagtccaacactaaaccaatgaagggctgagtagcaatttcatgtttcctggcttggtggctggattatttataatgaaagtaaaaacgaggaatcattaagattggaaaggacgcccaagatcatcagtccaaccatcaacccaacaccaccatgcccactaaaccatgtcccaaagtgccatgtctacctgggttttgaacacttccagggatggtgactccaccacctctctgggcagcctgctccaatgcttgactaccctttccatgaagaaatttttcctaatatccaatctaaacctcccctggtgcagcttagagcccatttcctcttgtcctgtcgctcactacttgggagaagagaccgacacccacctcactacaacctcctttcaggtagttgtagagagcgataaggtctcccctcagcctcctcttctccaggctaaacaaccccagttccctcagccgctcctcataagacctgtgctccagacccttcaccagctttgttgcccttctctggacacactccagcaccccaatgtctttcttgtattgaggggcccaaaactggacacagtattccaggtgcagcctcaccagtgccaagtacagggggacaatcacctccctgctcctgctggccacactattcctgatacaggccaggatgctgttggccttcttggccacccgggcacactgctggctcatgttcaaccagTTGTtgaccagcatccccaggtccttttcagccaggcagctttccagccactcttccccaagcctgtagcgctgcatggggttgttatgacttgaagtgcaggacctggcacttggccttgttaaacctcatacaattggcctcagcccatcgatccagtgtgtccagatccctctgcagggccttcctaccctccagcagatcgacactcccacccagcttggtgtcatctgcaaacttactgagggtgcactcaatcccctcatccagatcattgataaagatgttaaacaagactggccccagtactgagccctggggaacaccgctcgtgactggctgccaactggacttaactccattcaccactactctctgggctcggctacccaaccagttttttacccagcgaagagtaagcccatccaagccatgagctgccagcttcctaaggagaatgctatgggagactgtgtcaaaggctttactgaagccCAGGgagatgacatccacagccttccttcatccactaggtgggtcaccaggtcatagaaggagatcaggttggtcaagcaggacctgcctttcatgaacccatgctggctgggcctgatcccctggttgacctgcacatgcctgttgagcacactgaatatgaaccgctccataatcctccctggcaccgaggtcagtctgacaggcctgtagttccccggatcctccttccggcccttcttgttgatgggtgtcacattggcaagcctcaGGGACgtcccctgttaaccaggactgctgatagatgatggaaagtggcttggcaagctcttctgccagctccctcaatactctcaggtggatcccatctggccccatagacttgtgagcgtccaggtggcgtagcaggtcattaaccgCTTCCccctggattatgggggctccattctgctccccatccttgtcttccagttcaggggactgaataccctggggatgactggtctggctattaaagactgaggcaaagaaggcactaaacacctcagccttttcctcatccttggtggcaatgttcccccctgcattcaataaaggatggagattctccttggctctctttttgttgttaatgtattcgTAGAAACATAGATACCACTTGGAGAGGATGAGGATGATCAGGGAGCAATAGCTTCCTCCTAATTAGCACCTGCCAACTTACTCCCATACTAACAAACCTGCAGGGTGGCAACAGTTTGCTTTAGGAAGAATGGCAATGATGAGACCGAGTGTGTGTAGAAAATGAGCTCTGTGCTGACCTCATGTTGCCAGATTGCCTCTGCCTCAATAGAAAAAGGGTCCTGTCTTGAACTTATGGCACTGGAGGACAGTTAGTCTGCAGCAACGTAACGCTCCC is a window of Pelecanus crispus isolate bPelCri1 chromosome 9, bPelCri1.pri, whole genome shotgun sequence DNA encoding:
- the CPB1 gene encoding LOW QUALITY PROTEIN: carboxypeptidase B (The sequence of the model RefSeq protein was modified relative to this genomic sequence to represent the inferred CDS: inserted 2 bases in 1 codon; deleted 1 base in 1 codon; substituted 4 bases at 4 genomic stop codons) → MCTLGSQRCCSCSAHLQDLAFDGQKVFSLIPQNDEQVEIIDSLGSNMQVDFWKPDSATLVRPKVQVDFXVEVDESFEAEDLLKESGLEYRGISKFNLLIKQIAAWTADIAAQNPVLVSRSVIGETQEGWPMYLLEIGKSGPNKKAIFTDYGFHVXEWISPAFCQWFVKEVTESRTDGYVYTWTNGHMWIKTXSKNAGSHCIGTDPNRNIIADWCTLGASKNPCDSTYCGSAPESEKETKTLTDFICEHLSTIKVYLTIHSYFQLQLFPYSYTYKLPXNYEEQXNSIARAASKQLASLYNTEYTYGPGATTIYPAAGGSDDWAYDQGIKYSFTFELRDTGRYGFVLPEPQIKPTCEETLSAVKYIANYVLEHLY